One Streptomonospora salina genomic window, GTCCGAAACGCTCCGACGTGAGGTCGTCGGCGTCGTCGTTGGCGAGGGTGAAGGCGGCACGCAAGGAAGGCGTTGTGGCCATGGTGCCGGCGATGATGAAGGTGAATCCTAGTCCGGCGGCGGCTCCGACCAGGATGTAGACGGCGATACTCATCGGCTCGCCTCCGTCGTCGACGGTCCCGTGAGGAATCGCGGTCCCGGCCGTGTGGCGGTCATGCGACGCATCCACAGCACGGCACCGGCGAATACGGTCCCCAGGAGTGCGAGGAACGCTTGGCCGGCCGGGCTGGCATAGGGCTCCATGAAGTCCCCGGACAGAGTCAAGCCCGCGGCCGCAACCACAGCGATGATCGTGACCAGGCGCGCGGTAAGGCGCGGTCGGGCGCGTTCGGCGTCGACCTGGCGGTGCATCGCCACTTCTTCGGCGACGAGCTCCGCCAGCAGCGTCAATGATTGCGAGACACCGGACCCGCGGCGGGTTGCAGCCAGGGTCAGTTCAGAGGTGACCAGGTCCCCCACGGGAGAGTCCAAGTCCTCGGCAAGCCCGTTCAGGGCGGTGGCGGTGCGCCATCCTTGTTGAAGGCGCGAGCCGAGCCGGGCCACATCCTGTCGGATGGCTGTCGGCGCCGTCTGCGCGCTTGAGACCAGGGCTTGCTCGACTACGATCCCGGCGCTCAGCCGTGAGGCGAGCTGCCTCACCCATTCCTCGACGGCCTCCAGCCGCTCGATCGCCCGAGCTGCTTCCTTCTCGCCGCCGACCAGGTGTGGCAGCCCCAGGACGGCCAGGGGAGCGAGAACGATGGCGACCACCCAGCCCGTGATCAGCCACAGCAGGGCGCCGGTGAGAAGTGCTGCGGCAAGCCGGATTCCCTGGCGTCGCGAGAGCGACTTCAACCTGCGGCGTCCCGGTTTCGGCGCCTCGGGCCCGACCGGGGCGAACCCGAGGACGGCGAAGAGGCAGCCGGCAGCGACGCCGGCACCGGCGATAGCGGCGATGACGTCGTACATCAGGCCCACGCCCTTTCGGCCCGGGCGAGCTCATGGTGGGGCGCTGCGACTGCGCTGTGCAGCCACCGGGGATCGAACCCTACGCGCTGCAGGTCAGGCATGCAGGTGGGCGGAACACCGCTCGGTTGGGCTCTGCCATCGGCGCCGGGGCGGTACACGTCGGTGATCGCCGGCCGACCGTTCTCCCCTACACCGGCGACTTCCACGACCCCGCCGACAATGCGCCCACGTGTACCTCCCCGCCAGGTGTCGTCCACGAGGTCGACATGTACGACCAGGTCCACCGCTCCGGCGATGACGCGGTATGCGATATCGGGATTGATGCCGTAGCGCCCGCACAGCACCACCAGGCGCTCCACGGCGTCGGTCGCCGATCGCGCGTGCAGGGTGCACAGCGAACCGCCGTCCCCGGTGGTCATCGCATCGAGCATCGGTACGACCTCCGGGCCGCGGACCTCCCCGACGACGATGCGCGAGAGGTTCATCCGGAGCGCGTCGCGGACGATGTCGACCAGCGCCACTTCACCGGCCGGGCGTCCGTCCGGGCCGTACTCCGAGCCGCCTTCGCGAGCCTGCATCGCCACGATGTGGGGATGGCGGTCGAGTCG contains:
- a CDS encoding type II secretion system F family protein, whose translation is MYDVIAAIAGAGVAAGCLFAVLGFAPVGPEAPKPGRRRLKSLSRRQGIRLAAALLTGALLWLITGWVVAIVLAPLAVLGLPHLVGGEKEAARAIERLEAVEEWVRQLASRLSAGIVVEQALVSSAQTAPTAIRQDVARLGSRLQQGWRTATALNGLAEDLDSPVGDLVTSELTLAATRRGSGVSQSLTLLAELVAEEVAMHRQVDAERARPRLTARLVTIIAVVAAAGLTLSGDFMEPYASPAGQAFLALLGTVFAGAVLWMRRMTATRPGPRFLTGPSTTEASR